From a region of the bacterium genome:
- a CDS encoding glycosyltransferase family 4 protein yields the protein MCSKFKILMVGPRPPQIGGIEFVVGDLLQSKLVEWCDVYHLDISKPKSRSAHQFKSVAGYARSFSRPLRMSFYSFGYSVIHFFRLVYRLATGGDQVVNLHSSAYLSYWEKCLYADMAKLFGKKVVVHIHGSAFDSFVEQSGCLARRLLLWHLRRFDRVIVLSAYWLEFFQRYLPAERIGLVENGIRTADYSNRVSENTTFPSIVFVGEVCRRKGIYDLLPALAELVKTIPDIRLSVVGPGEIDEAAGLAQRLGIGEQVEFVGPQYGLDKLRYLQQAWCFCLPSYAEVFPVVILEAMASGLPVVSTFTGGVPDAVQNGHNGLLVPAGDQRALAAALSRVLLDRSLRQSMGEANRQRALEQYDVTITAAKLYRIYEQVCSSASAQ from the coding sequence ATGTGCTCAAAGTTTAAGATACTTATGGTTGGTCCCCGTCCGCCGCAAATCGGAGGTATCGAGTTTGTAGTGGGTGATCTGCTCCAGTCCAAACTGGTTGAATGGTGTGACGTGTATCATCTCGACATATCCAAGCCTAAAAGCCGCAGCGCGCATCAATTCAAATCGGTCGCTGGATATGCTCGTTCTTTTTCTCGTCCACTCCGTATGTCGTTTTACAGTTTCGGCTACTCTGTCATTCATTTTTTCAGGTTGGTATACCGGCTGGCGACTGGTGGCGATCAAGTGGTGAACCTGCACTCCTCCGCTTATCTGTCCTACTGGGAGAAATGCCTGTATGCAGATATGGCAAAGTTGTTCGGCAAAAAGGTGGTAGTGCATATCCACGGATCAGCGTTTGACTCTTTTGTGGAGCAAAGCGGATGTTTAGCCAGACGGCTGCTGCTCTGGCATTTGCGTCGGTTCGACCGGGTCATCGTCTTGTCCGCTTACTGGTTAGAGTTTTTCCAGCGCTATCTGCCTGCCGAACGGATCGGACTGGTGGAGAATGGCATAAGGACTGCTGATTATTCCAACAGGGTCAGTGAAAACACGACGTTTCCGTCCATCGTCTTTGTCGGCGAGGTTTGCAGGCGCAAGGGTATCTATGATTTGTTGCCCGCACTGGCTGAATTGGTAAAAACGATTCCTGACATCAGGTTGAGCGTTGTTGGGCCAGGGGAGATTGACGAGGCCGCCGGTCTGGCGCAGCGGTTGGGTATTGGTGAACAGGTAGAGTTCGTAGGACCCCAATATGGGCTGGATAAATTGAGATATCTTCAGCAGGCCTGGTGCTTTTGTTTACCCTCGTATGCCGAGGTGTTTCCAGTGGTGATTCTGGAGGCCATGGCAAGCGGTCTTCCCGTGGTATCTACCTTTACCGGCGGCGTTCCGGATGCGGTGCAGAACGGCCATAACGGACTTTTAGTGCCGGCCGGTGATCAGCGAGCACTGGCTGCTGCATTGTCGCGAGTGCTATTGGATAGGTCTCTGCGTCAGTCTATGGGGGAAGCGAACCGGCAGCGCGCCCTGGAGCAGTATGACGTCACTATCACTGCAGCCAAGTTGTACAGGATCTACGAACAGGTTTGCTCATCTGCTTCTGCGCAATGA